Proteins encoded by one window of uncultured Celeribacter sp.:
- a CDS encoding tyrosine-type recombinase/integrase yields MPKITKRLVESVKSQKKDYVVWDSDLSGFGLRVFASGKRSYVIQYRRDGRSRRYTIGLHGIWTAETARREAKVQLGRVAQGDDPAEERHEDRQAMTVQQLCERYVEDLHAGLILGKRGQPKRPTTVTTDIGRINGHIIPLIGKKRVRDLTKADVTKMMNDIILGKTRATRKTRKLRGKTILRGGQGTATRAVGLLGGILTYASEAGIVDKNVAHGIKKPKDRVRDRRLTHGEYQLMGEILDKAGHDGNLATMVSIVRQIALTGCRRSEIIELRWSDVDLPNSCLRLSETKEGASTRPIGLAVVEFLETQSLRKEGPFVFPGTRGNNAFGNFPKRWRQLFEDTELSDITAHVLRHSFASIAHELGFSEITIAALLGHSKGSVTSKYVHTLDGSLVMAADTVAGYISGLMTGNQFKQPAYAFDRSARKRSLNQFLDGVAMAPDELGT; encoded by the coding sequence ATGCCAAAGATCACAAAACGGCTGGTTGAAAGCGTCAAGAGCCAGAAGAAGGACTACGTTGTCTGGGACAGCGACCTGTCTGGCTTCGGGTTGCGTGTTTTCGCTTCTGGGAAGCGCAGCTACGTGATCCAATATCGCCGTGACGGGCGGTCGCGCCGCTATACGATTGGCCTCCACGGTATCTGGACTGCCGAAACAGCCAGACGAGAGGCCAAGGTCCAGCTAGGGCGCGTCGCTCAGGGCGATGATCCGGCCGAAGAGCGTCACGAAGACCGACAAGCCATGACCGTGCAACAGCTCTGCGAGCGCTACGTAGAAGACCTGCACGCAGGTCTGATCTTGGGGAAACGAGGACAACCCAAGAGGCCAACCACGGTCACCACCGATATTGGGCGGATCAATGGGCATATCATCCCGCTGATCGGCAAGAAGCGGGTGCGCGATCTGACCAAAGCGGATGTCACGAAGATGATGAATGACATTATCCTCGGGAAAACCCGTGCCACACGAAAGACCCGGAAGCTAAGGGGCAAGACGATCTTGCGGGGCGGCCAGGGCACAGCGACCCGTGCGGTCGGTTTACTGGGCGGTATCCTAACCTATGCGTCGGAGGCGGGCATCGTCGACAAGAACGTCGCGCACGGCATCAAGAAGCCAAAGGATCGCGTTCGCGACCGGCGGCTGACGCACGGCGAGTATCAGTTGATGGGTGAAATTCTGGACAAGGCGGGGCACGATGGAAACCTCGCCACGATGGTCAGCATCGTCCGCCAGATCGCCCTCACGGGCTGCCGGCGTAGCGAGATTATCGAACTCCGCTGGTCCGATGTCGATCTTCCCAACAGCTGCTTGCGGCTTTCAGAGACAAAGGAAGGCGCGTCCACACGACCGATAGGATTGGCGGTTGTAGAGTTCCTGGAAACGCAGAGCTTGAGGAAGGAAGGGCCCTTCGTGTTCCCCGGAACGCGCGGCAACAACGCTTTCGGGAATTTTCCAAAACGATGGCGTCAGCTGTTCGAGGACACCGAACTCTCCGATATCACCGCGCATGTCTTGCGCCACAGCTTCGCAAGCATAGCGCACGAACTCGGATTCAGCGAAATCACCATCGCGGCCCTCCTCGGGCACTCGAAGGGATCTGTAACGAGCAAGTATGTGCATACCCTCGACGGCAGCCTCGTCATGGCCGCGGATACCGTCGCTGGCTACATCTCAGGGCTTATGACTGGCAACCAATTCAAACAACCAGCCTACGCTTTTGATCGGTCTGCCAGAAAGCGTTCCCTGAACCAGTTCCTTGACGGGGTGGCAATGGCGCCCGACGAGTTGGGTACATGA
- a CDS encoding GntR family transcriptional regulator, translated as MKHAPEETQSVRIARVLADRIISGEIPPGARLRQDHIAAEFGASHVPVREAFRELQTQGLAESEPRRGFRVTDFDVAELREVADMRSSLESLALRRAAPNMTRAILQEAEEVTRHGDSASTVRDWEAANRRFHRLILSPCRMPRLLRTIDDLQAASARFLFAAWRRDWEARTDHDHRAILDALRKGQTDLACATLARHVGWIGKRKTAVKNAELRETYEIPG; from the coding sequence ATGAAACACGCTCCCGAAGAGACCCAGTCCGTGCGCATCGCCCGCGTCCTTGCCGACCGTATCATCTCGGGCGAGATTCCGCCCGGCGCGCGGCTCAGGCAGGACCACATCGCCGCGGAGTTCGGCGCCAGCCACGTCCCGGTGCGCGAGGCCTTTCGCGAGTTGCAGACACAAGGTCTGGCTGAGAGCGAGCCCCGGCGCGGCTTCCGCGTCACCGACTTCGACGTGGCCGAACTGCGCGAAGTCGCCGATATGCGTTCTAGCCTCGAAAGCCTCGCCCTGCGCCGCGCTGCGCCCAATATGACGCGCGCCATTCTGCAGGAAGCAGAAGAGGTTACGCGCCACGGCGACAGTGCCAGCACGGTGCGCGACTGGGAGGCGGCGAACCGTCGCTTTCACCGGCTGATCCTGTCCCCCTGCCGGATGCCCCGTCTACTGCGGACCATCGACGACCTGCAGGCCGCCAGCGCGCGGTTTCTTTTCGCCGCCTGGCGACGCGACTGGGAGGCGCGCACAGATCACGACCACCGCGCCATTCTCGACGCGCTGCGCAAGGGGCAGACTGACCTCGCCTGCGCCACGCTCGCGCGCCATGTCGGCTGGATCGGCAAGCGTAAGACTGCGGTGAAAAATGCAGAGCTAAGAGAGACTTACGAGATTCCTGGATAA
- a CDS encoding PLP-dependent aminotransferase family protein produces MREPLALEMEPGHDGPLFLAIAEAITRDITRGRLKPGARLPGTRALARELGVHRNTVDAAYQELLTQGWLHAEPARGTYVAQDLPQGMMARRPVPAPMDPEAPPAGLAFTDGAPDPKLVPDKALARAFRRALLSPAFRAGADYGDARGTSSLRQALAGYLATDRGVVAEPSRLLIMRGSQMALFLAVRAAMSPGEVIAVEEPGYPLAWEAFRAAGAEVRGVPVDGGGLRIDALEAALARDPRIRAVYVTPHHQYPTTVTMGAARRLQLLELAQRYGLTLIEDDYDHEYRFEGRPVLPLAARAPEGLPLIYVGSLSKLLSPGIRLGYALAPEPLLRRMAEARAAIDRQGDAPLEAALAELIRDGDLGRHARKARRVYRTRRDLLAALLGEHLAGRATFDLPAGGLALWLRCEGRSAEVWAEAAGQAGLALLPGTRFALEGPAPQAFRLGYAALDEGQIARAVEILARSVPG; encoded by the coding sequence ATGCGCGAACCTCTTGCCCTTGAGATGGAGCCGGGCCACGACGGCCCGCTTTTCCTCGCCATTGCCGAAGCGATCACCCGTGACATCACCCGCGGACGGCTGAAGCCCGGAGCGCGGCTGCCCGGCACGCGGGCACTGGCGCGCGAGCTGGGGGTGCATCGCAACACGGTGGATGCGGCCTATCAGGAGCTGCTGACCCAGGGCTGGTTGCACGCGGAACCGGCACGGGGCACATACGTTGCGCAGGATCTGCCGCAGGGGATGATGGCGCGCAGACCCGTGCCCGCGCCGATGGACCCGGAGGCGCCGCCCGCGGGGCTCGCTTTCACGGATGGCGCGCCGGACCCCAAGCTGGTGCCCGACAAGGCGCTGGCCCGGGCCTTTCGCCGGGCGCTCCTGTCGCCCGCCTTCCGCGCCGGGGCCGATTACGGCGATGCGCGGGGCACGTCCTCGCTGCGGCAGGCACTGGCGGGCTATCTCGCCACCGACCGGGGGGTGGTTGCGGAGCCGTCGCGGCTCTTGATCATGCGGGGCAGCCAGATGGCGCTGTTTCTCGCCGTGCGGGCGGCGATGTCTCCGGGCGAGGTGATCGCGGTGGAGGAACCCGGCTATCCGCTCGCCTGGGAAGCGTTCCGCGCGGCGGGGGCAGAGGTGCGGGGCGTGCCGGTGGATGGCGGGGGCCTCCGGATCGACGCGCTGGAGGCCGCGCTGGCCCGCGACCCGCGCATCCGGGCGGTTTATGTGACGCCGCATCACCAGTATCCGACCACGGTGACGATGGGCGCGGCGCGGCGGCTGCAGCTGCTGGAACTGGCGCAGCGCTATGGGCTCACGCTGATCGAGGATGATTACGACCACGAATACCGGTTCGAGGGCCGCCCGGTGCTGCCGCTGGCCGCCCGTGCGCCCGAAGGCCTGCCGCTGATCTATGTGGGCTCGCTGTCGAAGCTGCTCTCGCCGGGCATCCGGTTGGGCTATGCGCTGGCGCCCGAGCCGCTGCTGCGGCGGATGGCCGAGGCGCGCGCCGCCATCGACCGGCAAGGCGACGCGCCACTGGAGGCGGCGCTGGCGGAACTGATCCGCGATGGCGATCTCGGTCGTCACGCCCGCAAGGCGCGGCGGGTCTACCGGACGCGGCGGGATCTGCTGGCGGCGCTGCTGGGCGAACACCTCGCCGGGCGGGCGACGTTCGATCTGCCCGCCGGAGGGTTGGCGCTGTGGCTGCGTTGCGAGGGGAGGTCGGCCGAGGTCTGGGCCGAAGCCGCGGGGCAAGCGGGGCTGGCCCTGCTGCCGGGTACGCGCTTCGCGCTGGAGGGCCCGGCGCCGCAAGCCTTCCGTCTGGGCTACGCGGCGCTGGACGAGGGGCAGATCGCCCGGGCGGTGGAGATCCTTGCCCGAAGCGTTCCGGGCTGA
- a CDS encoding biotin transporter BioY, which produces MAFLTPSLTRPAAMGRGLALALGGAALITLGAKIQIPFWPVPMTLHTLAVFFLAATLGPRLGFAAMAAYLAAGALGMPVFSGSPERGIGLAYMAGPTGGYLAGYLLGAGLTGWLAQGRGLIGRFLSMLAGLTVVYALGLAWLALYVPAQGLLAAGLMPFLLGDLVKLALASGLIAATACPRTRAQ; this is translated from the coding sequence ATGGCATTCCTTACCCCCTCTCTGACCCGTCCTGCGGCTATGGGGCGCGGCCTTGCGCTCGCGCTCGGCGGCGCGGCGCTGATTACTCTGGGCGCCAAGATCCAGATTCCGTTCTGGCCGGTGCCGATGACGCTGCACACGCTGGCGGTCTTCTTCCTGGCCGCCACGCTCGGGCCGAGGCTCGGCTTTGCGGCGATGGCTGCCTATCTGGCGGCGGGGGCTCTGGGGATGCCGGTCTTCTCGGGCTCGCCCGAACGCGGCATCGGACTGGCCTACATGGCCGGACCGACCGGCGGCTACCTCGCGGGCTACCTGCTGGGCGCGGGCCTGACCGGCTGGCTGGCGCAGGGGCGCGGGCTGATCGGGCGCTTCCTATCGATGCTGGCAGGCCTCACTGTGGTCTATGCCCTCGGCCTTGCCTGGCTGGCGCTCTATGTCCCGGCGCAGGGGCTGCTGGCGGCGGGCCTCATGCCTTTCCTGCTCGGCGATCTGGTCAAGCTGGCGCTGGCCTCGGGCCTCATCGCGGCCACCGCCTGCCCGCGGACCCGCGCGCAATGA
- the bioB gene encoding biotin synthase BioB: protein MIRTDWTMAEARAIHALPFADLMNRAQNQHRAHFDPNAIETASLLSIKTGGCPEDCGYCSQSAHHDTGVKATKLMGTEEVLAAAKRAKASGAQRFCMGAAWRSPKDRDMDKLCDMVQGVAELGLETCMTLGMLSPEQVARLKAAGLDFYNHNIDTSPEYYAQIASTRTMEDRLDTVEQVRKGGIKVCCGGILGMGEAEEDRIAMLVTLATLPAHPDSVPVNLWNEIEGVPVQARAQSVDPFALVRIVALARILMPASVVRLSAGRTGMSDELQALCFLAGANSIFVGDQLLTTGNPAAWKDQDLLTRLGMHIAPAQARPRVAAE, encoded by the coding sequence ATGATCCGGACCGACTGGACCATGGCAGAGGCAAGGGCGATCCACGCCCTGCCCTTCGCCGACCTGATGAACCGTGCCCAAAACCAGCACCGCGCGCATTTCGACCCCAATGCGATCGAGACGGCGAGCCTGCTCAGCATCAAGACCGGCGGCTGCCCCGAGGATTGCGGCTATTGCTCGCAATCGGCCCATCACGACACCGGGGTGAAGGCCACCAAACTGATGGGAACAGAGGAAGTTCTGGCCGCCGCCAAGCGTGCCAAGGCCTCCGGCGCGCAGCGCTTCTGCATGGGGGCCGCCTGGCGCAGCCCCAAGGACCGCGACATGGACAAGCTTTGCGACATGGTGCAGGGCGTGGCCGAGCTGGGGTTGGAAACCTGCATGACGCTGGGGATGCTGTCGCCCGAACAGGTCGCGCGGCTGAAGGCGGCGGGCCTGGATTTCTACAACCACAACATCGATACCTCGCCCGAGTATTACGCGCAGATCGCCAGCACCCGCACGATGGAGGACCGCCTGGACACGGTCGAGCAGGTCCGCAAGGGCGGCATCAAGGTCTGCTGTGGCGGCATCCTCGGCATGGGTGAGGCCGAGGAAGACCGCATCGCCATGCTGGTGACGCTGGCCACCCTGCCCGCGCATCCCGATAGCGTGCCGGTGAACCTGTGGAACGAGATCGAGGGCGTGCCGGTGCAGGCGCGGGCTCAGTCAGTCGATCCCTTCGCGCTGGTGCGCATCGTGGCGCTGGCCCGCATCCTGATGCCGGCCTCGGTCGTGCGGCTGTCGGCCGGGCGCACGGGGATGAGCGACGAGCTGCAGGCGCTGTGTTTCCTCGCCGGGGCGAACTCGATCTTCGTGGGCGACCAGTTGCTGACCACCGGCAACCCGGCGGCATGGAAGGATCAGGACCTGCTGACCCGGCTTGGCATGCACATCGCCCCCGCGCAGGCCCGGCCCCGCGTCGCGGCGGAATAG